One Succinivibrio dextrinosolvens DNA window includes the following coding sequences:
- the trmB gene encoding tRNA (guanosine(46)-N7)-methyltransferase TrmB, with protein MTDNKDVQETPSAESSEKKKDFRIKSFVVRAGRMTEGQIRAIEELGPKYMVDVEDLKPLDIDGIFGRSAPLVVEIGFGMGVSFVQMAKEAPQYNFLGIEVHPPGVGSALKLIEQEKLSNVKVIKFDAFEVLKKCLKPQSVDILQIFFPDPWPKKRHVKRRLINDDFVKLVAPLFKSGGQFRMATDWEDYAVQMLDVLSRAEGFTNTSADGTYIPRPSWRPLTKFEQRGQRLGHGVWDLVFVRD; from the coding sequence ATGACAGATAATAAAGATGTTCAGGAGACTCCGTCAGCAGAGTCTTCTGAAAAGAAAAAAGATTTTAGAATCAAGTCTTTTGTTGTTCGCGCTGGTAGAATGACAGAAGGTCAGATTCGAGCAATTGAGGAACTCGGTCCAAAATATATGGTCGATGTTGAGGATTTAAAGCCTCTTGATATCGATGGTATTTTCGGTCGCAGTGCTCCTTTAGTTGTAGAAATTGGTTTTGGTATGGGAGTTTCTTTTGTACAGATGGCAAAAGAAGCTCCACAGTATAATTTTCTAGGAATAGAAGTTCATCCTCCAGGGGTTGGTTCTGCACTGAAACTGATTGAACAGGAAAAGCTTTCCAATGTTAAGGTGATAAAGTTTGATGCCTTTGAGGTTCTGAAAAAATGTCTGAAACCTCAGAGTGTAGATATTCTTCAGATTTTTTTTCCTGATCCTTGGCCGAAGAAACGTCATGTTAAGCGCAGACTTATCAATGATGATTTTGTAAAACTGGTTGCTCCTCTGTTTAAATCAGGTGGTCAGTTCCGTATGGCAACAGACTGGGAAGATTACGCAGTTCAGATGCTGGATGTTCTAAGTAGAGCAGAAGGCTTCACCAATACTTCAGCGGATGGTACATATATTCCTCGTCCTTCATGGCGTCCTTTAACCAAATTTGAACAACGCGGTCAGAGACTGGGTCATGGAGTGTGGGATTTGGTATTTGTTCGTGACTGA
- the dapA gene encoding 4-hydroxy-tetrahydrodipicolinate synthase, with protein MQKYQGSMVALITPFKNGKIDFEALERLVEFHVKNGTTCIVVTGTTGECPTLSFDEHVEAIKAVVDYAKGRIQVMAGAGSNNPVEAIALSNAAKDAGADCLLHNAGYYNRPNQEGLYAHFKMVHDNTDLPIFLYNVPGRTVVNISSELVAKLAKLERIIGIKDATGNLERPWIERNLIDKPFIWLSGEDSTAVNFNVAGGVGVISVTANVAPALVAKVQNLTLEKKWEEAADEHLKLMTLHKLMFKEPSPAPAKYGASLLGLCSEESRLPILPISQSLREEIKTQMQKLELI; from the coding sequence ATGCAAAAGTATCAAGGCTCAATGGTAGCTTTAATTACTCCATTCAAAAATGGAAAGATTGATTTTGAAGCATTAGAACGTCTGGTTGAGTTTCATGTTAAAAATGGAACCACCTGCATTGTTGTAACAGGAACTACCGGTGAATGCCCAACATTATCATTTGATGAACATGTTGAGGCGATAAAGGCAGTAGTTGACTATGCAAAGGGACGTATTCAGGTTATGGCTGGTGCTGGTTCAAACAACCCTGTAGAGGCCATTGCGTTATCTAATGCTGCTAAAGATGCCGGAGCAGATTGTCTTTTGCATAATGCGGGTTATTACAACCGTCCTAATCAGGAAGGACTGTATGCCCATTTCAAGATGGTTCATGACAATACTGATCTGCCAATCTTCCTTTACAACGTACCCGGCCGTACTGTTGTAAATATCTCTTCAGAGCTTGTAGCCAAACTTGCTAAACTTGAGCGTATTATTGGTATCAAGGATGCTACTGGCAATCTTGAGAGACCATGGATTGAGAGAAATCTTATTGACAAACCATTTATCTGGCTGTCAGGTGAAGATTCAACTGCTGTCAACTTTAACGTTGCAGGTGGTGTTGGTGTTATTTCTGTAACTGCCAACGTTGCTCCTGCCCTAGTTGCAAAGGTTCAGAACCTGACTCTGGAGAAAAAGTGGGAAGAGGCTGCTGATGAGCATCTGAAACTTATGACACTGCATAAGCTGATGTTTAAAGAGCCTAGCCCTGCTCCTGCTAAATACGGTGCTTCACTGTTAGGTCTATGTTCTGAAGAATCTCGTCTGCCAATTCTTCCAATTAGTCAGAGTCTGAGAGAAGAAATAAAGACTCAGATGCAGAAGTTAGAGCTTATTTAA
- the lysS gene encoding lysine--tRNA ligase translates to MAQENIGSAESLNNVMQDRRDKLNALREKGQAYPNDFRRDAFSSDIIKACADKDNEVLEKEHNTYTIAGRVMTRRIMGKASFATIQDMGGRIQIYVARDNLPEGVYQDVFKKLDLGDIIGVTGYAFKTKTGELSLHVSALRLLVKALRPLPEKFHGLTDQEARCRQRYVDLIANPESRRTFEIRTKVVSFIRKYMNEHMFMEVETPMMHVIPGGANAKPFITHHNALDMDMYLRIAPELYLKRLVVGGFERVYEINRNFRNEGIDVRHNPEFTMMEFYMAYHDYKDLIDFTEDLYKKMSLEVLGTTKIHYGKEGEPGLDIDFSKPFDRLTMKESIVKYGNGITMADLEDEDKARELCKKHHIEIMKGWTLGHFITALFDELVEANLQQPTFITSYPAVVSPLARRTDGDEEFTDRFEFFIGGREIGNGFSELNDPDDQAGRFRQQAEAKNAGDDEAMYYDDDYITAMQYGLAPTAGEGIGIDRTVMLFTNCHTIRDVILFPTLRRN, encoded by the coding sequence ATGGCACAAGAAAACATTGGCTCTGCAGAGTCTTTAAACAACGTAATGCAGGATCGTAGAGATAAGCTGAATGCTCTTCGTGAAAAAGGTCAGGCATACCCAAATGATTTCCGTAGAGACGCATTCTCATCAGATATCATCAAAGCATGTGCAGATAAAGACAATGAAGTTCTGGAGAAAGAACATAATACTTATACCATTGCCGGTAGAGTTATGACTCGCCGTATCATGGGTAAGGCTAGTTTTGCCACCATTCAGGATATGGGCGGTAGAATTCAGATTTATGTTGCAAGAGACAATCTTCCTGAAGGTGTTTATCAGGACGTATTCAAGAAGCTTGATTTAGGCGATATTATCGGTGTTACCGGTTATGCCTTCAAGACCAAGACTGGTGAGCTTTCTCTTCATGTTAGCGCACTTCGTCTTTTGGTTAAGGCCCTTCGTCCTCTGCCAGAGAAGTTCCATGGTCTTACTGATCAGGAAGCCCGTTGCCGTCAGCGTTATGTTGATCTGATTGCAAATCCTGAATCACGTCGTACTTTCGAGATTCGTACCAAGGTTGTTTCTTTCATTCGTAAGTACATGAACGAGCATATGTTCATGGAAGTTGAAACTCCAATGATGCACGTAATTCCTGGCGGTGCAAATGCCAAGCCATTCATTACCCATCACAATGCTCTGGATATGGATATGTATCTGCGTATTGCTCCAGAACTTTATCTGAAGAGACTGGTTGTAGGTGGCTTTGAACGTGTATACGAGATTAACCGTAACTTCAGAAATGAAGGTATTGACGTTCGCCACAACCCAGAATTCACCATGATGGAATTCTATATGGCATATCATGATTATAAAGATCTGATTGATTTTACAGAGGATCTTTACAAGAAGATGTCATTAGAGGTTCTGGGAACCACCAAGATTCACTATGGTAAGGAAGGCGAGCCTGGTCTGGATATTGATTTCTCAAAGCCATTTGATCGTCTGACCATGAAAGAATCTATTGTTAAGTATGGTAATGGCATCACCATGGCTGATCTAGAGGATGAAGACAAGGCCCGTGAGCTTTGCAAGAAGCACCACATCGAGATTATGAAGGGCTGGACTTTAGGTCACTTTATTACTGCTCTGTTTGACGAGCTAGTTGAAGCTAATCTGCAGCAGCCAACCTTTATTACCAGCTATCCAGCTGTTGTATCACCTCTAGCCCGCAGAACAGATGGTGATGAGGAGTTTACTGATCGTTTCGAGTTCTTTATCGGTGGTCGTGAAATCGGTAATGGATTCTCAGAGTTAAATGATCCTGATGATCAGGCTGGACGTTTCCGTCAGCAGGCAGAAGCAAAGAATGCCGGTGACGATGAGGCTATGTATTACGACGACGATTACATTACCGCAATGCAGTACGGTTTAGCTCCAACTGCAGGTGAAGGTATTGGTATTGACAGAACTGTTATGCTGTTCACCAACTGCCACACCATTCGTGATGTAATCCTATTCCCAACATTAAGACGCAATTAG
- the prfB gene encoding peptide chain release factor 2 (programmed frameshift), whose product MLETISIEDQVEALKQRADALRGYLDLQTKRERLEEVNGLLEDPKLWDDPQKAQELGKERQSLETVVKNFDNLYQGFDDLLTLDEMAKEENSSELAEEANAEAKRLEAALERLEIERMFSGPNDNDPCYMDIQAGSGGTEAQDWAEMVMRMYVKFGEKHGFTVTVTELSEGEVAGIKSATLRFEGEHAYGWFRTETGVHRLVRKSPFDSNNRRHTSFCSAYVYPEVDDNIEIEINPADLRTDVYRASGAGGQHINKTESAVRITHIPTGIVVSCQNERSQFQNRDQAMKQLRARLYTLELEKRMSAQKEIEDSKSDIGWGSQIRSYVLDDARIKDLRTGVECRDTTKVLNGDLDQFIEASLKSGL is encoded by the exons GTGTTAGAAACAATCTCTATTGAAGATCAGGTTGAAGCTCTTAAACAGAGAGCTGATGCATTAAGGGGGTACCTT GACCTTCAGACCAAGAGAGAACGTCTTGAAGAGGTTAATGGACTGTTAGAAGATCCCAAATTATGGGATGACCCTCAAAAGGCACAGGAACTTGGAAAAGAAAGACAGTCACTAGAAACTGTTGTAAAGAATTTTGACAATCTGTATCAGGGATTCGATGATCTTTTGACCTTGGATGAAATGGCCAAAGAGGAGAATTCTTCTGAGCTTGCCGAAGAGGCGAATGCGGAGGCAAAAAGACTGGAAGCCGCTTTGGAAAGACTGGAAATAGAAAGAATGTTTTCAGGTCCAAACGACAATGATCCTTGTTATATGGATATTCAGGCCGGTTCAGGTGGTACTGAGGCTCAGGACTGGGCCGAAATGGTCATGCGCATGTACGTTAAGTTCGGTGAAAAGCATGGCTTTACAGTTACTGTAACAGAACTGTCAGAAGGTGAAGTTGCTGGAATTAAATCTGCAACTTTGCGCTTTGAGGGAGAGCATGCATACGGCTGGTTCAGAACCGAGACCGGTGTACACCGTTTAGTCAGAAAATCTCCTTTTGATTCAAATAATCGCAGACATACTTCATTCTGTTCTGCATATGTTTATCCTGAGGTTGATGACAATATTGAGATTGAAATCAATCCAGCTGACTTAAGAACAGATGTTTACAGAGCATCAGGTGCTGGTGGACAGCACATTAATAAGACAGAATCTGCAGTTCGTATAACACATATTCCAACTGGAATTGTTGTTTCCTGTCAGAATGAACGTTCCCAGTTTCAGAACCGAGATCAGGCAATGAAACAGTTGAGAGCAAGGCTGTATACCCTTGAACTTGAAAAGAGAATGAGTGCTCAGAAGGAAATTGAAGACAGCAAGTCAGATATCGGCTGGGGTTCTCAGATTCGATCATATGTTCTTGATGATGCACGTATTAAGGATTTACGTACAGGAGTAGAGTGTCGCGATACAACAAAAGTGTTGAATGGCGATCTGGATCAGTTTATTGAAGCAAGTCTGAAGTCTGGACTTTAG
- the nadC gene encoding carboxylating nicotinate-nucleotide diphosphorylase has product MLQDDIVATVKMALTEDLGGVLDPSLDVTSQLIDENETDEATVITREAGIFCGKAWVEEVYRQLGNKVEIQWFVKDGDTIEPGEQLFHLKGNSRTMLTAERTALNFVQTLSGVATQVSKFVKQMEGTNCSLLDTRKTLPCLRTALKYAVTCGGGKNHRIGLFDMYLIKENHIMASGGIAKAIERARAAHPELKVEVEVENLDELQQALDAKADIIMLDNFEYDSMIQAVKQTNHQALLEISGNVNIDTIGRFASTGVDYISVGALTKNVRALDLSMRFVKKN; this is encoded by the coding sequence ATGCTTCAAGATGATATTGTAGCCACTGTTAAAATGGCTCTAACAGAGGATCTGGGAGGAGTTCTTGATCCTTCTTTGGATGTAACTTCTCAGCTTATTGACGAGAATGAAACCGATGAAGCCACCGTTATTACACGTGAGGCAGGTATCTTCTGTGGAAAGGCATGGGTTGAAGAAGTTTACAGACAGCTTGGCAACAAAGTTGAAATTCAGTGGTTTGTTAAAGATGGAGATACCATTGAGCCAGGTGAACAGCTTTTCCATTTAAAGGGCAACTCAAGAACAATGCTTACCGCTGAGCGTACCGCCTTAAATTTCGTGCAGACTCTTTCTGGAGTAGCAACTCAGGTATCTAAATTTGTTAAGCAGATGGAAGGAACCAACTGCAGTCTTCTGGACACCAGAAAAACTCTGCCTTGTCTGAGAACAGCTCTAAAATATGCAGTGACCTGCGGTGGTGGAAAAAATCATCGCATTGGTCTTTTTGACATGTACCTTATCAAAGAGAACCACATTATGGCCTCTGGCGGTATTGCAAAGGCAATTGAAAGAGCCCGTGCCGCTCATCCAGAACTTAAGGTTGAGGTTGAAGTAGAGAATCTTGACGAACTTCAGCAGGCTCTTGACGCAAAGGCTGATATTATCATGCTGGATAATTTTGAGTATGATTCAATGATTCAGGCAGTAAAACAGACCAATCATCAGGCCTTACTTGAGATTTCCGGAAATGTTAATATTGATACCATCGGCAGATTTGCTTCAACCGGTGTTGATTACATTTCTGTTGGAGCCCTTACCAAAAATGTAAGAGCTTTAGATCTTTCAATGAGATTTGTTAAGAAAAACTAA
- the alr gene encoding alanine racemase → MESVTALIDKQALIHNIKVIKNKAKDSKVIAVIKANAYGHGAIAVANALKDKVEGFAVARIGEAMDLRRDGIKNPIFLLEGFYNDDDLPFISKYDLYTAVNTMEQVEAIERVPFSKPIHVWVQVDIGMHRLGSNDKSTIAKIKSRLEKCDKVIKPLGLLSHLSVADTPAEVEYNKTQISNFFEFAKDMQGDLCLTNSAGIFDWENSHTQWIRPGIVMYGISPFEDRTGEDLGLKPVMTLKSNLIAINKVKKGDKIGYGAYYVADKDTSIGIVSCGYGDGYPRTAPNGTPVLINGRYVKTAGHVCMDMLFVDLGENCTDKVGDEVILWGKGLPVEKISALCNTIPYELICHVMPRVDFVFG, encoded by the coding sequence ATGGAAAGCGTAACTGCTTTAATTGATAAGCAGGCATTGATACACAATATAAAAGTAATCAAGAATAAGGCAAAAGATTCAAAAGTAATAGCTGTTATTAAGGCTAATGCATATGGACACGGTGCTATCGCTGTAGCAAATGCCTTAAAGGATAAAGTTGAAGGTTTTGCTGTTGCAAGAATTGGCGAAGCAATGGATTTACGTCGCGACGGCATAAAAAATCCTATTTTTCTTCTGGAAGGTTTTTATAATGATGATGATCTTCCATTCATTTCTAAATATGATTTGTACACTGCTGTAAATACAATGGAGCAGGTCGAGGCCATCGAGAGAGTTCCTTTTTCAAAGCCTATACATGTCTGGGTTCAGGTTGATATTGGTATGCATCGTTTGGGATCAAACGATAAATCTACAATTGCCAAGATAAAGTCCCGTCTAGAAAAGTGCGACAAGGTTATTAAGCCTTTAGGTCTTCTGTCACACCTGTCAGTTGCAGATACTCCTGCTGAGGTTGAATACAATAAGACTCAGATTTCTAATTTCTTTGAATTTGCAAAGGATATGCAGGGAGATCTATGTCTTACTAACTCTGCTGGCATCTTTGACTGGGAAAATTCCCATACACAGTGGATTCGTCCTGGAATTGTTATGTATGGAATCTCTCCTTTTGAAGACAGAACCGGTGAAGATCTTGGACTTAAGCCTGTTATGACCTTAAAGAGTAATCTTATTGCCATAAATAAGGTAAAAAAAGGTGATAAGATTGGTTATGGCGCCTATTACGTAGCAGATAAGGATACCTCTATCGGTATTGTTTCATGCGGCTATGGCGATGGTTACCCTCGTACAGCTCCAAATGGCACTCCTGTTCTTATCAATGGAAGATATGTAAAGACAGCCGGTCATGTATGCATGGATATGCTGTTTGTTGATCTTGGTGAAAACTGTACTGATAAAGTCGGTGATGAGGTTATTCTTTGGGGAAAGGGATTACCAGTAGAGAAAATCTCTGCACTTTGCAATACCATTCCTTATGAGCTGATTTGCCATGTTATGCCAAGAGTGGATTTTGTTTTTGGCTAG
- the dnaB gene encoding replicative DNA helicase, which produces MAKNNSQDELSAYKEPPKNLEAEHNFLGSLILDGSLLEKVRETVGMLEVSEFSSSKNQVVYEEILSRAATSDDFNVTVLCAELERKGRLSDAGGMVYIAGLTELTGPSAAVSEYAKIIRDTSRRRRLIKVSEHIEKICYSPNGLTVDEIYDEAQGLIFKLAESNTAVDEGPVPMTTVAYNLIKKIRDDVDQGRKMNGVASGFTDLDDITQGFRPGTFNIIAARPGVGKTSFAMNIVSNIAMNVDEHRPALVFSLEMPANEIAMRLISSFGRVSGKDLAAGRVSPEQWKDIIRKVKLLTESDGNGNDRVKLYIDDSSDLTPLELRSRARKIAAENGGLSCIMIDYIQLMRSQSKHDNRSQEVGEISRSLKQLSKELEVPIFALAQLNRDVEARKDHRPMNSDLRESGSLEQDADMIMFIDRDVNRGENSDDSKATLIIGKNRSGATADIELQFQGAYTTFYDKANYIATDDEVPLPENDYYQRQ; this is translated from the coding sequence ATGGCAAAGAATAACTCTCAGGATGAACTTTCCGCTTATAAGGAACCACCTAAAAATTTAGAGGCAGAGCACAATTTTCTTGGCTCTCTTATTCTTGATGGCTCTTTACTGGAAAAAGTTCGAGAAACTGTTGGTATGTTAGAGGTTTCTGAATTTTCCAGTTCAAAAAATCAGGTTGTATACGAAGAAATTCTTTCAAGAGCTGCCACATCTGATGACTTTAATGTTACCGTACTTTGTGCGGAACTAGAGCGAAAGGGCAGATTGTCGGATGCTGGCGGTATGGTATATATTGCCGGACTTACTGAGCTTACTGGACCAAGCGCTGCTGTCAGTGAATATGCAAAAATTATCCGTGATACTTCAAGACGACGCCGTCTGATTAAGGTTTCAGAACACATTGAAAAGATCTGCTACAGTCCTAACGGTCTTACTGTTGATGAAATCTACGATGAGGCTCAGGGCCTGATCTTTAAGCTAGCTGAATCAAATACTGCTGTTGATGAAGGTCCTGTACCAATGACAACAGTGGCCTATAACCTTATCAAGAAGATCCGTGACGATGTTGATCAGGGCAGAAAGATGAACGGTGTCGCATCCGGATTTACAGATCTGGATGATATTACACAGGGCTTTAGACCTGGTACCTTTAACATTATTGCTGCTCGTCCTGGTGTTGGTAAAACCTCTTTTGCAATGAATATTGTTTCCAACATTGCAATGAATGTTGATGAGCACAGACCTGCTCTGGTTTTTTCTTTGGAAATGCCTGCCAATGAAATTGCAATGCGTTTGATTTCTTCCTTCGGAAGAGTGTCCGGAAAAGATCTTGCTGCAGGCAGAGTAAGTCCTGAGCAGTGGAAAGATATTATTCGTAAGGTAAAATTGCTTACCGAATCAGATGGAAACGGTAATGACCGTGTAAAATTATATATTGATGACAGTTCTGATCTGACTCCTCTGGAATTACGTTCTCGAGCAAGAAAGATTGCTGCAGAGAATGGCGGTTTATCTTGTATTATGATTGACTATATTCAGTTGATGAGAAGTCAGTCAAAGCACGACAACCGTTCACAGGAAGTTGGTGAAATCTCAAGATCATTAAAACAGCTGTCAAAAGAGCTTGAGGTTCCTATTTTTGCTCTAGCTCAGCTGAATCGTGATGTTGAAGCTAGAAAGGACCACCGTCCAATGAACTCTGATTTACGTGAATCAGGCTCTCTTGAGCAGGATGCAGATATGATCATGTTTATCGACAGAGATGTAAATCGTGGTGAAAACAGTGATGATTCCAAAGCTACTTTGATCATCGGTAAGAACAGAAGTGGTGCGACTGCGGATATTGAACTGCAGTTCCAGGGCGCATATACCACCTTCTATGATAAAGCTAACTATATTGCAACTGATGATGAAGTTCCTCTACCAGAGAATGATTATTATCAGAGACAGTAA
- a CDS encoding carbon storage regulator: protein MLVISQKEGEKLVLSSGITISILEVKSGKVRLGIEAPKDVEIRRVPQKENTSDKSHK from the coding sequence ATGTTAGTAATATCACAAAAAGAAGGGGAAAAGCTCGTGCTGAGTAGTGGTATTACTATTAGTATTCTTGAAGTAAAATCTGGAAAGGTGCGTCTTGGAATTGAAGCTCCTAAGGATGTTGAAATCAGACGAGTTCCACAAAAAGAAAATACTTCAGATAAAAGCCATAAATAA
- the alaS gene encoding alanine--tRNA ligase: MYMTTDQIRDAYLKFFEEHGHTIVRSSSLVPYNDPTLLFTNAGMNQFKDIYLGKEKRDYVRATTAQKCVRAGGKQNDLDNVGYTARHHTFFEMLGNFSFGDYFKKEAITFAWTLLTEVYKLPKESLMVTVYDKDDEAYNIWKDIVGIPENKIVRIGDNKGGLYESDNFWQMGDTGPCGPCSEIFYDHGEDVQGGPPGSPDEDGDRFIEIWNIVFMQYNRKIDGTFEKLAKPMIDNGLGLERIAAVLQGVHSNYEIDLFVELEKTAASILGVKDLTDKSLRVIADHIRSCSFLIADGVLPSNEGRGYVLRRIIRRAVRHGRLLGAKDVFFYKLVSKLVELMGKAYPELVSQQALIERTLKKEEEQFLNTLDRGLALLENELTKLGDSKTVPGDVAFKLYDTYGFPADLTNDVVRDRGYTVDMDGFDKCMAEQKARAKSASTFGIDYNKELKITENTVFTGYDGLESEAKITHIFKDGSEVDSISTDENAVIVLDKTPFYGEMGGQVGDKGIITIGENARFIVEDTKHVAKATIHIGRVDIGQFDKNASVHAQVDAINRADIARHHSATHLLDSALRAVIGDSVAQKGSYVANDRLRFDYSHSKPLTMSERKAVADLVNEQIRANLPVKTECMDLDSAKKSGAIALFDEKYEENVRVVSMGNFSKELCGGTHTAMTGDLGVFVLLSDESIASGIRRIEALVGKSAVEYLDEVFAEVGAARALLKVGGSSNIADKAEQVLDHAKSLEKENELLKEKIVALESASLVEKAHDVNGVPVICSKIENYGAKELRVAIDNLKCRLQSYIIVLGSVAEDNKVSLIAAVSKDLVSKLKAGDLIKEVAAYVGGKGGGRPDMAQAGGTNPEGLDKALASVEKIVSERV, from the coding sequence ATGTACATGACAACTGATCAGATACGTGATGCGTATTTGAAATTCTTTGAAGAGCACGGACATACAATTGTTCGTTCTAGTTCACTTGTTCCATACAATGATCCTACCTTGCTATTCACCAACGCAGGTATGAATCAGTTCAAGGATATTTATCTAGGTAAAGAAAAGCGCGATTACGTACGTGCTACAACCGCTCAGAAATGCGTTCGTGCAGGCGGAAAACAGAATGATTTAGACAATGTTGGCTATACCGCCCGTCACCATACCTTTTTCGAAATGCTAGGTAACTTCAGTTTTGGCGATTACTTTAAGAAAGAAGCTATTACCTTTGCATGGACTTTGTTAACCGAAGTATACAAACTGCCAAAAGAGTCATTAATGGTAACAGTATACGATAAGGATGATGAAGCATATAACATCTGGAAGGATATTGTTGGTATTCCAGAGAACAAGATTGTTCGTATAGGCGATAACAAGGGCGGTCTATATGAATCAGATAATTTCTGGCAGATGGGAGATACCGGCCCATGCGGTCCTTGTTCAGAAATTTTCTATGATCACGGTGAAGATGTTCAGGGTGGCCCTCCAGGATCACCAGATGAAGATGGTGACAGATTTATTGAGATCTGGAATATCGTGTTCATGCAGTACAACCGTAAGATTGACGGTACCTTTGAAAAGCTTGCAAAGCCAATGATTGATAACGGTCTGGGCCTGGAGCGTATAGCTGCTGTACTGCAGGGGGTTCACTCAAACTATGAAATCGATTTGTTTGTAGAGCTTGAGAAAACCGCAGCATCTATCCTAGGTGTAAAAGATTTAACAGATAAATCTCTAAGAGTAATTGCCGACCACATTCGTTCATGTTCATTCCTGATTGCAGATGGAGTGCTTCCTTCAAATGAAGGTCGTGGCTACGTTTTACGTCGTATTATCCGCAGAGCCGTTCGTCATGGTCGTCTTTTAGGAGCTAAGGATGTATTCTTCTACAAGCTGGTTTCAAAGCTGGTTGAGTTAATGGGTAAGGCCTATCCAGAACTTGTCTCTCAGCAGGCTTTAATTGAGCGTACTCTAAAGAAGGAAGAAGAACAGTTCCTAAATACTCTTGACCGCGGTCTGGCTCTTTTAGAGAACGAACTGACAAAGCTCGGTGACAGCAAGACTGTTCCTGGTGATGTTGCATTCAAGCTTTATGATACCTACGGTTTCCCTGCTGATCTGACCAATGATGTTGTAAGAGATCGTGGCTATACTGTTGATATGGATGGTTTTGACAAGTGCATGGCGGAACAGAAGGCCAGAGCCAAGTCAGCCTCAACCTTCGGTATTGACTACAACAAAGAGCTGAAGATTACCGAGAACACTGTATTCACTGGTTATGATGGTCTAGAATCAGAAGCTAAGATTACTCATATCTTTAAGGATGGATCAGAAGTTGATTCTATTTCAACCGATGAGAATGCCGTGATTGTTCTAGATAAGACTCCATTCTACGGTGAGATGGGAGGTCAGGTAGGTGATAAGGGTATCATTACCATCGGAGAAAATGCTCGTTTCATTGTTGAAGACACCAAGCATGTAGCTAAGGCTACTATTCATATCGGTCGTGTTGATATCGGTCAGTTTGACAAGAATGCATCCGTTCATGCTCAGGTAGATGCAATTAATCGTGCTGACATTGCTCGTCATCATTCAGCCACTCATCTTCTGGATTCTGCATTAAGAGCTGTGATTGGAGATAGTGTTGCTCAGAAAGGTTCATATGTTGCAAACGATCGTCTTCGTTTTGACTATTCACACTCAAAGCCTTTGACTATGTCAGAACGCAAGGCAGTTGCTGACCTTGTAAACGAACAGATTCGGGCAAATCTTCCTGTAAAGACTGAGTGCATGGATTTGGATTCAGCTAAGAAGTCTGGTGCTATTGCTTTGTTTGATGAAAAATACGAAGAGAATGTTCGTGTAGTTTCAATGGGTAATTTCTCAAAGGAACTGTGCGGTGGAACCCATACAGCAATGACAGGCGACCTTGGTGTCTTTGTTCTGCTGTCAGATGAATCTATTGCATCTGGAATCCGTCGTATTGAGGCTCTTGTAGGTAAGTCCGCAGTTGAATATCTGGATGAGGTATTTGCAGAGGTTGGTGCTGCCAGAGCTTTACTGAAGGTCGGAGGTAGTTCAAATATTGCTGATAAGGCCGAGCAGGTGCTTGATCATGCTAAGTCTCTAGAGAAAGAGAACGAGCTTCTCAAAGAGAAAATTGTTGCTTTAGAGAGTGCTTCTCTTGTTGAGAAGGCCCATGATGTAAACGGCGTACCTGTAATCTGTTCAAAGATTGAAAACTATGGTGCTAAAGAATTAAGAGTTGCCATCGACAATCTAAAGTGCAGACTTCAGTCCTACATTATTGTTTTAGGTTCTGTAGCTGAGGATAATAAGGTAAGCCTGATTGCAGCGGTTTCAAAAGATCTTGTTTCTAAGCTCAAAGCAGGTGATTTGATCAAGGAAGTTGCTGCCTACGTAGGCGGAAAGGGCGGTGGTCGTCCTGATATGGCTCAGGCCGGTGGTACTAATCCAGAAGGTCTTGATAAGGCTTTAGCTTCAGTTGAAAAAATTGTTTCAGAAAGAGTCTAG